The Deltaproteobacteria bacterium genome includes a window with the following:
- a CDS encoding STAS domain-containing protein, producing the protein MPLNIVLHGEYTLHNLERLQELLLSALDEQGEVAITCKDLTYLDTAAFQLIVALKKSLGNRPLVLQEVPSAILESADLLGLTTFLKLRG; encoded by the coding sequence ATGCCCCTCAATATCGTCCTTCATGGAGAATATACCCTCCATAATCTGGAACGGCTCCAGGAACTGCTTCTGTCGGCCCTGGATGAACAGGGGGAAGTCGCTATAACCTGTAAGGACTTGACCTACCTGGACACTGCAGCCTTTCAGCTTATAGTGGCCTTAAAGAAGTCCCTGGGAAATCGCCCTTTGGTCCTTCAGGAAGTCCCTTCTGCCATCCTGGAATCGGCCGACCTTTTAGGATTAACCACTTTTTTAAAACTGCGAGGCTAA
- a CDS encoding response regulator: MDRHILVVDDSPTLRTSLTFCLENAGYQITEAENGQEALEILKRLKEEGTSISLIITDINMPVMDGIRFIQEVKTTSFRFVPILVLSTETGRSLKDQAKAAGAAGWLLKPFRPEQLLWVIKKFIR, from the coding sequence ATGGATAGGCATATCCTGGTGGTGGATGATTCTCCTACCCTGCGGACCTCCCTGACCTTCTGTCTAGAAAATGCCGGCTATCAGATCACCGAGGCCGAAAACGGCCAGGAGGCTTTGGAGATACTCAAGAGGCTGAAGGAAGAAGGAACCTCCATCTCCCTCATCATTACCGATATCAATATGCCGGTTATGGATGGGATTCGTTTTATCCAGGAAGTAAAGACCACTTCTTTTCGATTCGTCCCCATTTTAGTATTGAGTACCGAAACCGGGAGAAGTTTGAAAGATCAGGCCAAAGCCGCCGGGGCCGCCGGTTGGCTGCTTAAACCCTTTCGCCCCGAACAATTGCTCTGGGTCATAAAAAAATTTATCAGGTAA